The sequence CGGCAGGCGCACCCCGACCTGGCGATCTTCGTGCGCGTCAACGGGGTGGACACGGAGTGGTTCGAGGGTGACATGGCCGAGGCGTTGGTGCCCGAGCTGACCGGTGTGGTGGTGCCGATGCTGGAGTCGATCGCCGCGGTCGAAGCGGTGGCCGAGCGTCTCGACGCGGTGGGCCCGCTCGGCGTGATGGCGGGCCTGGAGACAGTGGCCGGGGTGGAACGCGCCGCCGAGGTGCTGCGCCCGCCGGTGGTGGCGGCCTACTTCGGCGCCGAGGACTACATCGCCGACATGGGCGGTGTGCGCACGCCGGAGAACACCGAGGTGCTGTACGCCCGGTCCCGCGTGGCGGTGGCGTGCCGGCTGGCGGGCGTGGTGGCGCTCGATCAGGTCGTCGTGAAGCTGCGTGACGAGGAGGTGTTCACCGCCGATGCCTCGCAGGGGCGCGCACTCGGCTACAAGGGCAAGCTCTGCATCCATCCCGCCCAGGTGCCCTGGGCGAACCGTGTCTTCACGCCATCGTCCGAGGAGGTCGACCGGGCGAGGCGCATGCTGGCGCTCTACGAGGAGACGCAGCGGACCGGCGCCGGCGCCGTGTCTTTCGAGGGCCAGATGGTCGACGAACCCCTGGCGCGCCAGGCCAGGGCCCTGCTCGCCGCCGCCGACTGACCGC comes from bacterium and encodes:
- a CDS encoding CoA ester lyase produces the protein MNGPRLRLRSALYAPASRPDLLPKLPRSGPDGVIIDLEDAVAPSGKPQARPAAAAAARELRQAHPDLAIFVRVNGVDTEWFEGDMAEALVPELTGVVVPMLESIAAVEAVAERLDAVGPLGVMAGLETVAGVERAAEVLRPPVVAAYFGAEDYIADMGGVRTPENTEVLYARSRVAVACRLAGVVALDQVVVKLRDEEVFTADASQGRALGYKGKLCIHPAQVPWANRVFTPSSEEVDRARRMLALYEETQRTGAGAVSFEGQMVDEPLARQARALLAAAD